From the Desulfovibrio sp. JY genome, one window contains:
- a CDS encoding pilus assembly protein TadD, with product MMQHVSSWGRSFKPWPVLLLFCGLAVLWGRWPIVALDFDLWYHLTGGAWIVQHMRLPDAPFFSYAPAGKGWVDYYWLFQVLVHGLYQVGGYVALSLLRATLYLAAVWGIFTYFRAAREDDGTGAAVLTLCFTCAYALALQPREVLLRPHAFTYLFIIFLHYVLNYRQRLAWALPVLTVVWANLHGVEYPVVMLVLGAYLGEYFLAKLMRRESAAARYKSVRWPAILSLYAICVTPAGLSLLAKAFGGPPFHERVVMELAAQPLDRFLALFFYPDERLMAGVTNALVLAAALGGVWLAVNRRLRVSRVVLFAGGIVLLPMMRRFTYEYMLLTLPILGDVTALAVARFARPLKARAAAIVSLAAVALTLWTSAAFLGYRPHYPVDTARLPVGVCDFLMQKGPGGRIFNVPNPGGYLQWRLFPKYKIYMDMQTMLFPGLDLFTSVNAFGDVQIMRGVLRDYAPGFLLGDVQDKDFSKRLEKIGGHFVPVFFDDMLTLYADADKYPDLVARYKLTALSPATCVTADYEAMDAKERKAAMAECQRLLAVYPEGLTVNTVAAKILLAEGRTHEASEIAARLMERFPARYMGYALDGLAAFKEGRYEDSLSRNKEALSRALPSEREMVVRNLYATYARLKEFGKAYETLLSVVNPMAFSTKFTDLYDLAMSAIASGKSREGGLLLAMAKAKAGPGDADKVKEIESLQEMLRRG from the coding sequence ATGATGCAGCACGTTTCTTCCTGGGGCCGGTCCTTCAAGCCTTGGCCCGTCCTGCTCCTTTTTTGCGGTCTGGCCGTTCTGTGGGGACGCTGGCCCATCGTAGCCCTGGATTTCGACCTCTGGTACCATCTGACCGGCGGGGCCTGGATCGTCCAACACATGCGGCTGCCCGACGCGCCCTTTTTCTCCTACGCCCCGGCGGGCAAGGGCTGGGTGGACTACTACTGGCTTTTCCAGGTGCTGGTGCACGGGCTGTATCAGGTGGGCGGCTATGTCGCCTTGTCGCTGCTGCGTGCGACGTTGTATCTGGCCGCGGTTTGGGGCATTTTCACCTACTTTCGGGCCGCCCGGGAAGACGACGGCACGGGCGCGGCCGTCCTGACGCTTTGTTTCACCTGCGCCTATGCGTTGGCCTTGCAGCCACGCGAGGTGTTGTTGCGGCCCCACGCCTTCACCTACCTTTTCATCATCTTTTTGCATTACGTGCTCAATTACCGCCAGCGCCTCGCCTGGGCTTTGCCGGTCCTGACCGTTGTCTGGGCCAACCTGCACGGGGTGGAGTATCCCGTGGTCATGCTCGTTTTGGGCGCCTATCTGGGCGAATATTTCCTGGCCAAGCTCATGCGCCGCGAGAGCGCCGCCGCCCGGTACAAGTCGGTGCGCTGGCCGGCCATCCTTTCGCTCTACGCCATCTGCGTCACCCCGGCCGGGTTGTCGCTCCTGGCCAAGGCCTTCGGCGGGCCGCCGTTTCACGAACGCGTGGTCATGGAGCTGGCCGCCCAGCCGCTGGACAGGTTTCTGGCGCTCTTTTTCTATCCCGACGAGCGGCTCATGGCCGGGGTGACCAACGCCCTTGTTCTCGCTGCCGCGCTTGGCGGCGTGTGGCTGGCCGTCAACCGGCGTCTGCGGGTCAGCCGGGTGGTGCTTTTTGCCGGCGGCATCGTGCTTTTACCGATGATGCGCCGGTTCACCTACGAATACATGCTGCTCACGCTGCCGATCCTGGGCGATGTGACGGCCCTGGCCGTCGCGCGCTTCGCCCGACCGCTCAAGGCGCGCGCGGCGGCCATCGTGTCGCTGGCGGCCGTGGCGCTCACGCTTTGGACTTCGGCCGCTTTTTTGGGCTATCGGCCGCATTATCCCGTGGATACGGCCCGTCTGCCGGTTGGGGTCTGCGATTTTCTCATGCAAAAGGGGCCCGGGGGACGGATTTTCAACGTGCCCAATCCCGGCGGCTATCTCCAGTGGCGTCTTTTCCCCAAGTACAAGATTTACATGGACATGCAGACCATGCTCTTTCCCGGGCTCGACCTTTTTACGAGCGTGAACGCCTTTGGCGACGTGCAGATCATGCGCGGCGTGCTGCGGGATTATGCGCCGGGATTTTTGCTGGGCGACGTACAGGACAAGGATTTTTCCAAGCGCCTCGAGAAGATCGGGGGCCATTTCGTGCCGGTCTTTTTCGACGACATGCTGACGCTCTATGCCGACGCGGACAAGTATCCCGATCTTGTCGCCCGCTATAAGCTTACGGCGCTGTCCCCGGCGACCTGCGTCACGGCCGATTACGAGGCCATGGACGCCAAGGAGCGGAAGGCGGCCATGGCCGAGTGCCAGCGGTTGCTGGCGGTCTATCCGGAGGGGCTTACGGTCAACACGGTGGCGGCCAAGATTCTGCTGGCCGAGGGGCGCACCCATGAGGCGTCGGAGATCGCCGCGCGCCTCATGGAGCGGTTTCCGGCCCGCTACATGGGCTATGCCCTGGACGGGCTGGCCGCGTTCAAGGAAGGGCGTTACGAGGATTCGCTTTCGCGCAACAAGGAGGCGCTTTCCCGGGCCTTGCCGTCCGAGCGCGAGATGGTGGTGCGAAACCTCTACGCCACCTATGCGCGGCTCAAGGAATTCGGCAAGGCGTATGAGACGCTGCTTTCCGTGGTCAATCCCATGGCGTTCAGCACGAAGTTCACGGACCTGTACGATCTGGCCATGTCGGCCATTGCCAGCGGCAAGTCCCGGGAGGGCGGGCTGCTTTTGGCCATGGCCAAGGCCAAGGCGGGGCCGGGCGATGCGGACAAGGTCAAGGAAATCGAGTCGCTCCAGGAGATGTTGCGGCGCGGCTGA
- a CDS encoding GspH/FimT family pseudopilin, whose translation MEVVVVLIVLGILAIIVVTRLEPRNPHAVAEADALRSVLRYAQSRAMSDVYTWGVSFTSSGYTLVTDNTSQNPVLLGQSTPTHTLPDGVTCTWALSKDANVILFNWRGEPVVGHIATLDATADPAGAAQTVTLTESGLPVTVTVTPFTGFVP comes from the coding sequence ATGGAAGTCGTCGTCGTCCTCATTGTATTGGGCATTCTCGCCATCATTGTCGTGACCCGTCTTGAGCCGCGAAATCCCCATGCCGTGGCCGAGGCCGACGCTTTGCGCTCGGTGTTGCGGTATGCCCAGTCGCGGGCCATGTCCGACGTCTACACCTGGGGCGTTTCCTTCACCTCCTCGGGCTACACTCTGGTCACCGACAACACGTCGCAAAATCCGGTGTTGCTTGGCCAGAGCACGCCGACGCATACCTTGCCGGACGGGGTCACCTGCACCTGGGCCCTGAGCAAGGATGCGAACGTCATCCTGTTCAATTGGCGCGGCGAACCGGTCGTGGGCCATATTGCCACCCTGGACGCCACCGCCGATCCGGCTGGCGCGGCGCAGACGGTCACGCTGACGGAATCGGGCCTGCCCGTCACGGTCACGGTCACGCCATTTACGGGGTTTGTGCCATGA
- a CDS encoding type II secretion system GspH family protein — MSKPSVAASPGFTLLEIIMTLVLFGIVAVIAASYFSSGITRTDIPVKQLQTDASLQLVLENMISNQQRNYAGDLVGFNTALGAVGTSQSTYGNGSSYLITDKRFVCPEDKAFVTNSSAYQFLLVTIKPDATSGVSLSYLFSSNSANVNCNIPGSN, encoded by the coding sequence ATGAGCAAGCCGTCTGTTGCCGCCTCGCCGGGGTTCACCCTGCTGGAAATCATCATGACGCTCGTGCTGTTCGGGATTGTGGCGGTGATTGCCGCGTCCTATTTTTCTTCGGGCATCACGCGCACGGACATCCCGGTCAAGCAGTTGCAGACCGACGCCAGCCTGCAACTTGTGTTGGAGAACATGATCTCGAATCAGCAGAGAAATTATGCGGGCGACTTGGTTGGGTTCAATACCGCACTAGGGGCTGTCGGGACGAGTCAGTCCACGTATGGCAACGGATCGAGCTACCTCATCACGGACAAGCGGTTCGTTTGCCCGGAGGACAAGGCCTTTGTCACCAATTCCAGCGCGTATCAGTTTCTGCTGGTGACCATCAAGCCGGACGCCACTTCCGGCGTCAGCCTGAGTTATCTTTTCAGCAGCAACAGTGCGAATGTGAATTGCAATATTCCGGGAAGCAATTGA
- a CDS encoding prepilin-type N-terminal cleavage/methylation domain-containing protein encodes MDGARRKNDSRRGGFTLLEMVCVLVLLGVVALLTTRMFTNLVDGYTMARNSAAAVQKAQNALQRMTIDFTYLKVASSSGGANSISYNTSLDNDAIVISQSDNKIMYSLNGTGYILTDGVAADSLRFTYYPNYAATATPTFDSSGTALIGIAFTMVGDDPSQGFSQAYSTRVALNKVKE; translated from the coding sequence ATGGACGGTGCGCGAAGAAAGAACGATTCCCGCCGGGGTGGATTCACGTTGCTGGAAATGGTGTGCGTGCTGGTCCTGCTTGGCGTCGTGGCGCTTTTGACAACGCGCATGTTCACCAATCTCGTCGATGGCTACACCATGGCGCGCAATTCGGCCGCCGCCGTTCAAAAGGCTCAGAACGCCTTGCAGCGGATGACGATCGACTTTACCTACCTGAAGGTTGCGTCTTCTTCGGGGGGGGCAAATTCCATTTCCTACAACACGTCGCTTGATAATGATGCGATTGTGATATCGCAGTCTGACAATAAGATAATGTATTCATTGAATGGGACTGGGTATATATTGACGGATGGCGTCGCCGCCGATTCGCTGCGGTTCACCTATTATCCCAACTATGCCGCAACCGCTACCCCTACGTTCGACAGCAGCGGTACCGCGTTGATCGGCATCGCCTTTACCATGGTCGGGGATGATCCCAGCCAGGGGTTCTCGCAGGCGTATTCCACCCGGGTGGCACTGAACAAAGTCAAAGAGTAG
- a CDS encoding polymer-forming cytoskeletal protein — MRAYYNANAGLQFLNSVSESAENAQINFSKFTSQMGGTDVVTYTMPDNGTFSYQLGNLTTNGVNGTYQITNLIGTVQDANDKSAYSYVIYGGGKGDSNTISYTLPPSESPLTLPRNTGIAETLNFVGDKMTGNYMFSAYKFNGGVDINGSLDYIGAGDCLDYNGGDLGLSDGTSHVCSNTCIILDGGHPVYGTVNAQTYVKIKNVTMNGDVHAGTYVEKSSGQTMTGNIYAVTDVTISNGTLVGDIYAGGNVTISGGTIDGSIYAVGNVDIGNATVKKEVISGGNVSGQQWRSWINGNVYYYGVFEPRPDSSRLGGSAIKVSTKPATPTAPTECKSYELPDYKDRTPTQLDPTDDWGIPYVIKGKSDIKDESWVFASVNLTKGGLCLDLSDENSYINIFVNGNFKLTGILSLKTSSGGGCVSAASYSDSDLIAYAKRIYLEVGGNVTFNTDAHKWVGTIFAQGDIMGKSTTSVVGTLYSKGTIDLGGGSVAYAVDSDYTK; from the coding sequence ATGCGGGCCTATTACAATGCCAATGCCGGATTGCAGTTTCTCAATTCCGTCAGTGAATCCGCTGAAAACGCACAAATCAATTTCAGTAAGTTCACAAGCCAGATGGGTGGAACTGATGTTGTGACCTATACAATGCCCGACAACGGTACATTTTCCTATCAGTTGGGGAATTTGACTACGAATGGTGTGAATGGGACATATCAGATCACGAATTTGATCGGCACGGTGCAGGATGCAAACGATAAGAGCGCTTATTCCTATGTTATATATGGGGGAGGGAAGGGGGACAGTAATACAATCAGCTATACTCTTCCTCCTTCAGAGAGCCCCCTCACTCTACCAAGAAATACAGGTATTGCAGAGACTTTAAATTTTGTAGGCGACAAAATGACTGGCAATTATATGTTTTCAGCCTATAAATTTAATGGTGGCGTCGATATTAATGGCTCTTTAGATTATATTGGGGCAGGCGATTGTCTTGATTACAATGGCGGTGATTTGGGTTTATCTGATGGTACTTCACATGTGTGTTCTAATACGTGTATTATTTTAGATGGTGGGCATCCGGTATATGGCACTGTTAATGCACAGACATATGTAAAAATAAAGAATGTTACGATGAATGGAGATGTTCATGCAGGAACTTATGTTGAAAAATCATCCGGACAAACAATGACGGGTAATATATATGCCGTTACTGATGTGACTATAAGTAATGGCACGCTGGTGGGCGATATCTATGCAGGTGGTAATGTTACTATTTCAGGAGGTACTATTGATGGGTCAATATATGCCGTTGGAAATGTTGATATTGGAAACGCAACTGTTAAAAAAGAGGTGATATCTGGTGGAAATGTATCTGGACAGCAATGGAGAAGCTGGATTAATGGAAACGTTTATTATTATGGTGTGTTCGAACCTAGGCCAGATTCTTCACGCTTGGGGGGCAGTGCAATAAAAGTAAGCACAAAACCTGCAACTCCAACCGCACCGACTGAATGTAAAAGCTATGAATTGCCGGATTATAAAGATAGGACACCGACACAATTAGACCCAACGGATGACTGGGGAATCCCGTATGTGATTAAGGGTAAAAGTGATATTAAAGATGAAAGTTGGGTATTCGCAAGTGTTAACCTTACTAAGGGTGGTTTATGTTTAGATCTGTCAGATGAAAATTCTTATATTAATATTTTTGTTAATGGAAATTTTAAATTGACTGGGATATTGTCGCTAAAGACATCTTCTGGTGGTGGCTGTGTTAGTGCCGCATCTTATTCCGATTCTGATCTTATAGCCTATGCAAAACGAATTTATCTTGAAGTTGGAGGAAATGTTACATTTAATACTGATGCTCATAAATGGGTTGGAACAATTTTTGCTCAGGGCGATATAATGGGTAAGTCAACTACGAGTGTCGTTGGAACGTTGTATTCTAAAGGCACAATTGATCTCGGTGGGGGATCCGTTGCATATGCAGTTGATTCTGATTATACTAAATAG
- a CDS encoding lytic transglycosylase domain-containing protein: MFALRRLIPALVLAVLVAAPKAGADTIYEYRDAKGSIHLSNKKLSDNYRPFDYMRLPAGTDERKVVPFIRYYCRRHGLDPRLVTAMVEVESGFETRAVSPKGAAGLMQIMPGTGKDLGLDNAFDGANNLEAGIRYMRRLLDAYGDVRLALAAYNAGPGRVPKGGPIPDIPETRDYVAKVMARAGRR, encoded by the coding sequence ATGTTCGCGCTTCGCCGCCTCATCCCGGCCCTCGTGCTGGCCGTCCTTGTCGCCGCGCCAAAGGCCGGGGCCGACACCATCTACGAATACCGCGACGCCAAAGGGTCCATCCATCTCAGCAACAAGAAGCTCAGCGACAACTACCGGCCCTTCGACTACATGCGCCTGCCCGCCGGCACGGACGAGCGCAAGGTGGTCCCCTTCATCCGCTACTACTGTCGCCGCCACGGCCTGGACCCGCGCCTCGTGACCGCCATGGTGGAAGTGGAATCCGGCTTCGAAACCCGTGCCGTCTCCCCGAAAGGCGCGGCCGGGCTCATGCAGATCATGCCCGGCACCGGCAAGGACCTGGGCCTCGACAATGCCTTCGACGGCGCAAACAACCTGGAGGCCGGCATCCGCTACATGCGCCGGCTGCTCGACGCCTACGGCGACGTGCGCCTGGCTCTGGCCGCCTACAACGCCGGCCCCGGCCGCGTCCCCAAAGGCGGTCCCATCCCCGATATCCCCGAAACCCGGGACTACGTGGCCAAGGTCATGGCCCGGGCCGGACGGCGCTGA
- a CDS encoding carboxymuconolactone decarboxylase family protein, which yields MSTDWKGLLGDAMQDLGALAKGNPKIMSAIRTFDEAAAAHGALDAKTRELIALAVAATTRCETCIAVHSKAAVDAGASREELLETLAVAIGLNAGAAFVYSSHILNAFDTLSKK from the coding sequence ATGTCCACTGATTGGAAGGGATTGCTTGGCGACGCCATGCAGGATCTCGGCGCGTTGGCCAAAGGCAATCCCAAAATCATGAGCGCCATACGCACCTTTGACGAGGCGGCCGCCGCCCATGGCGCCCTTGACGCCAAGACCCGCGAACTCATCGCCCTGGCCGTGGCCGCGACCACGCGCTGCGAAACCTGCATCGCCGTGCACAGCAAGGCCGCCGTGGACGCCGGAGCCAGCCGCGAGGAACTCCTCGAAACCCTGGCCGTGGCCATAGGCCTCAACGCCGGAGCGGCCTTCGTCTACTCGTCCCACATCCTGAACGCCTTCGACACCCTGTCCAAGAAGTAA
- a CDS encoding lytic murein transglycosylase, which translates to MDKAWMARLRLRLRWRWYGYALSVALVAAFLGAALAALAASTVDPAFEPVVRRLVADGFSESKLRRLYSRAEMAFSQNAMADKLTALYMRKYGLRIVADAQNRLSALGWYPGPVDGRLDRMTKWAIKSYQTAVGLPPNPAASEALLAELAKNPVRAPENIAYPDFSAREVHEVVLTPERLGEAREFYARNREALSRVRQRYGVPEEYLVALLAVETRVGRYLGDQVAVVNLSSLTAAEDLTRVESVFAYEKPSPDRRAWLEKKALEKGEWAYGELKALLRYADAQNMDPLSIPGSIYGAIGICQFMPSNALKYAVDGNGDGKADLFEVADALMSLGNILRAMGWKPGMSEEAMRKVFYAYNHSRVYVNTIMDAAARLREDAASGRLAP; encoded by the coding sequence ATGGACAAGGCTTGGATGGCGCGGTTGCGATTGCGGTTGCGGTGGCGCTGGTACGGATACGCCCTGTCGGTGGCGCTGGTCGCGGCCTTTCTCGGGGCGGCCCTGGCCGCATTGGCCGCTTCCACGGTGGACCCGGCCTTCGAGCCGGTGGTGCGCCGGCTCGTTGCCGACGGGTTTTCCGAATCCAAGCTGCGCCGGCTGTACTCCCGCGCCGAGATGGCTTTTTCCCAAAACGCCATGGCCGATAAGCTGACGGCCCTTTACATGCGCAAATACGGGCTGCGGATCGTCGCCGACGCCCAGAACAGGCTTTCGGCCCTGGGCTGGTATCCCGGCCCGGTGGACGGGCGGCTGGACCGCATGACCAAATGGGCCATCAAGTCCTACCAGACGGCGGTGGGGCTGCCGCCGAACCCTGCGGCCAGCGAAGCGTTGCTGGCGGAGCTGGCCAAAAATCCGGTACGCGCCCCGGAGAACATCGCCTATCCGGACTTCAGCGCCCGGGAGGTGCACGAGGTGGTGCTCACCCCGGAGCGGCTGGGCGAGGCCCGGGAGTTTTACGCCCGCAACCGTGAGGCGCTTTCCCGGGTGCGGCAGCGTTACGGCGTACCCGAGGAATACCTGGTGGCCCTGCTCGCGGTGGAGACCCGCGTCGGGCGCTATCTGGGCGACCAGGTGGCCGTGGTCAACCTGTCGAGCCTGACCGCCGCCGAGGACCTGACCCGGGTGGAGTCGGTTTTCGCCTACGAGAAACCTTCGCCCGACCGGCGGGCTTGGCTGGAGAAGAAAGCCCTGGAAAAGGGCGAGTGGGCCTACGGCGAGCTCAAGGCGCTTTTGCGCTACGCCGACGCCCAGAACATGGACCCGCTGTCCATTCCCGGTTCCATTTACGGCGCCATCGGCATCTGCCAGTTCATGCCCTCCAATGCGCTCAAATACGCCGTGGACGGCAACGGCGACGGCAAGGCCGACCTCTTTGAGGTCGCCGACGCGCTGATGAGCCTGGGCAACATCCTGCGGGCCATGGGCTGGAAGCCGGGCATGTCCGAAGAGGCCATGCGCAAGGTTTTTTACGCCTACAACCACAGCCGGGTGTATGTGAACACCATCATGGACGCGGCCGCGCGGTTGCGTGAAGACGCCGCCTCCGGTAGGCTTGCGCCGTAA
- a CDS encoding polysaccharide deacetylase family protein, with amino-acid sequence MRAERLVAAGSAVLCLLLLLAAVPVRAATILVYHSFGGRSSMSISMAAFAAQLDYLERTGHKVISLDELVRCIDEKRNPPEGAVVIAIDDGWSSVMDAYVELRRRNLPFTLFLPMAYVGSANSPKTLTQADIDELKTYPKVTFANHSYSHSPRLTRDAAFAREDIRKSVERFRQVVGHDTKYFAYPYGSTNAAYTQMLDEAGLKYRFVTGFQPVSAQTPAAAIPRIAAHHLSLPMLASVLRDHEAMMARVKPAPPTDGPMLSARPPAEKIPRNIE; translated from the coding sequence ATGCGCGCCGAAAGGCTTGTCGCCGCCGGTTCGGCGGTTTTGTGCCTGCTGCTGCTTCTCGCGGCGGTCCCGGTCCGGGCCGCGACCATTCTCGTCTACCACAGTTTCGGCGGGCGTTCGTCCATGTCCATTTCCATGGCGGCGTTCGCGGCCCAGCTCGACTACCTGGAACGCACCGGCCACAAGGTCATTTCCCTGGACGAACTGGTCCGCTGCATCGACGAAAAGCGCAATCCGCCCGAGGGGGCAGTGGTCATCGCCATCGACGACGGCTGGTCCTCGGTCATGGACGCCTATGTGGAGCTGAGGCGCCGCAACCTGCCCTTCACGCTCTTTTTGCCCATGGCCTACGTGGGCAGCGCCAACAGTCCCAAAACCCTGACCCAGGCCGACATCGACGAACTCAAGACCTATCCCAAGGTCACCTTCGCCAACCATTCCTACAGCCATTCCCCGCGCCTGACCCGGGATGCGGCCTTTGCCCGCGAGGACATCCGCAAAAGCGTGGAGCGTTTCCGGCAGGTGGTCGGCCACGACACCAAATACTTCGCCTACCCCTACGGCTCGACCAACGCGGCCTATACCCAGATGCTCGATGAAGCGGGGCTCAAGTACCGCTTCGTGACCGGCTTCCAGCCGGTCAGCGCCCAGACCCCGGCTGCGGCCATCCCCCGCATCGCCGCCCATCATCTGTCCCTGCCCATGCTGGCCTCGGTGCTGCGCGACCACGAGGCCATGATGGCCCGGGTGAAGCCCGCGCCGCCGACCGACGGCCCGATGCTCTCGGCCAGGCCGCCGGCGGAAAAAATTCCGCGAAACATCGAATAG
- a CDS encoding MATE family efflux transporter: MKRWHGPGGYAHVLRVGLPLLAGMASLTAMHLTDRLFLSWYSQDALAAVMPSGSAFFLCTSFFLGTVGYAGVLIAQNVGAGRPKAIGAVLWQGVYFALASCLTLAALSFASEIVFDAMGHAPEVRRLEVIYFRVLMLGAGLMVLEASLAAFFSGRGLTRAVMLVNFGGALLNIPLNYVLIFGRLGCPALGVTGSALATVAAWGAMAAIYVALVFTRKNDRLFHVRRAFRPNPAIFRKLVVLGTPGGAQFFLDMFAVTVFIALAGRLGTTELAATSLVLSANTPAFMPLLGLSSGLAVVVGQSMGAGRPDLARRAAGSALRLMAVYMAVMIALFLGLPDQLAAFFRPRGDDADFSRVVALCRPLFAWGAAIGCCDIVIHMGFGVLRGAGDTRFLMLSAAGLSLFALILPAWLVVTYVHVGIVALWSVLFLYVLTLAVVLTLRYKSGAWQKICLVAPADA, translated from the coding sequence ATGAAACGCTGGCATGGGCCTGGCGGCTATGCCCATGTGCTGCGGGTCGGGTTGCCTCTTTTGGCCGGCATGGCCTCGCTGACCGCCATGCATCTGACCGACAGGCTCTTTCTGAGCTGGTACAGCCAGGACGCCCTGGCCGCAGTCATGCCCTCTGGATCGGCTTTTTTCCTGTGCACATCCTTTTTCCTCGGCACGGTGGGCTACGCCGGCGTGCTCATCGCCCAGAACGTGGGCGCGGGCAGGCCCAAGGCCATCGGCGCGGTGCTGTGGCAGGGCGTGTATTTCGCCCTAGCCTCCTGCCTGACCCTGGCCGCCCTGTCCTTCGCCTCGGAGATCGTCTTTGACGCCATGGGCCATGCGCCCGAGGTGCGGCGGCTGGAAGTGATCTATTTCCGGGTGCTCATGCTCGGCGCCGGGCTCATGGTGCTCGAGGCCTCCCTGGCCGCCTTTTTCAGCGGCCGGGGGCTCACCCGGGCCGTGATGCTGGTCAATTTCGGCGGCGCGCTCCTCAATATCCCGCTCAACTACGTGCTCATTTTCGGCCGCCTGGGGTGTCCGGCCCTGGGCGTGACCGGTTCGGCCCTGGCCACGGTGGCCGCCTGGGGGGCCATGGCCGCCATCTACGTCGCCCTGGTTTTCACGCGGAAAAACGACCGCCTCTTCCACGTGCGCCGCGCCTTTCGCCCGAATCCGGCGATTTTCCGCAAGCTGGTGGTTCTCGGCACGCCGGGCGGCGCCCAGTTTTTCCTCGACATGTTCGCGGTGACGGTCTTCATCGCCCTGGCCGGCCGGCTCGGCACCACCGAGCTTGCCGCCACGAGCCTTGTCCTGTCCGCCAACACCCCGGCCTTCATGCCGCTGCTCGGTCTGTCCTCGGGGCTGGCCGTGGTGGTGGGGCAATCCATGGGCGCGGGGCGGCCGGATCTGGCCCGGCGCGCCGCCGGCAGCGCCTTGCGCCTGATGGCCGTCTATATGGCGGTCATGATCGCCCTCTTTCTGGGCCTGCCGGACCAGTTGGCGGCGTTTTTCCGGCCGCGTGGGGATGATGCCGATTTTTCCCGCGTCGTTGCCTTGTGCCGGCCGCTTTTCGCTTGGGGCGCGGCCATCGGCTGCTGCGACATCGTGATCCACATGGGATTCGGCGTGCTGCGCGGCGCGGGCGATACCCGCTTTCTCATGCTGTCCGCGGCCGGCCTTTCCCTTTTCGCCCTGATCCTGCCGGCTTGGCTGGTCGTGACCTACGTCCATGTCGGCATCGTGGCCCTGTGGAGCGTGCTTTTCCTGTACGTGCTCACGCTGGCCGTGGTGCTGACCTTGCGCTACAAAAGCGGGGCATGGCAGAAGATATGCCTTGTCGCCCCGGCTGATGCGTAG
- a CDS encoding ubiquinone/menaquinone biosynthesis methyltransferase produces MRDTKVRRMFEDIAFSYDFQNSALSMGVDIYWRKRLVDAIEPGYGLVLDAATGTGEVALAIRRRRPGLRVLGLDFSPAMLAVAREKIRRRRVAGYSLGVADCRELPVREDSVAAVTMAFGIRNITERVAVMREFNRVLVPGGRMHIMEFGMPRHGLGKALYRFYFDRILPPFGNFLSRTDYAYSYLVESVDAFPKDRDFLAQMAEAGFAECSVTDLTFGLARIFTGRKP; encoded by the coding sequence ATGCGCGACACCAAGGTGCGGCGGATGTTCGAGGACATCGCCTTTTCCTACGACTTCCAGAATTCCGCCCTGTCGATGGGCGTGGACATCTACTGGCGCAAGCGTCTGGTGGACGCCATCGAGCCCGGCTACGGCCTGGTCCTCGACGCGGCCACGGGCACGGGCGAGGTGGCGCTGGCCATCCGTCGCCGCCGGCCGGGGCTGCGCGTCCTGGGGCTCGATTTCTCCCCGGCCATGCTGGCCGTGGCCCGGGAGAAGATCCGCAGGCGCCGTGTCGCGGGCTATTCGCTCGGCGTGGCCGACTGCCGGGAACTCCCCGTGCGCGAGGACTCCGTCGCCGCCGTGACCATGGCCTTCGGCATCCGCAACATCACCGAGCGCGTGGCGGTCATGCGCGAATTTAACCGCGTGCTGGTCCCGGGCGGGCGCATGCACATCATGGAATTCGGCATGCCGCGCCATGGCCTCGGCAAGGCGCTGTATCGCTTCTATTTCGACCGCATCCTGCCGCCCTTCGGCAACTTTCTCTCGCGTACGGACTATGCCTACAGCTATCTGGTCGAGTCCGTTGACGCCTTTCCCAAGGACAGGGACTTTCTGGCCCAAATGGCCGAGGCGGGCTTTGCCGAATGTTCGGTCACGGACCTGACGTTCGGCCTGGCCCGGATTTTCACCGGGCGCAAGCCGTAG